The Brachyspira aalborgi genome has a segment encoding these proteins:
- a CDS encoding YaaR family protein, with protein MIRVEERRNREINLNSSLLMDSSPKVSVASSPFAAMLEEEREIKKYSYELDELKKQIYDAGYMLEKSSNIKEFQKFRDLIRALVEKVIKDAYRVRNLNMNRKTYNVVAKINEELDSLYRDIIAEQKNHIAIANKVMRLKGLVLNLIS; from the coding sequence ATGATAAGAGTCGAAGAAAGAAGAAATAGAGAAATTAATTTAAATAGTAGTTTATTAATGGATTCTTCGCCTAAAGTTTCCGTAGCCTCCTCGCCTTTTGCAGCAATGCTTGAAGAAGAAAGAGAAATAAAAAAATATTCTTATGAACTTGACGAATTAAAAAAACAAATATACGATGCAGGATATATGCTTGAAAAAAGTTCAAATATAAAAGAATTCCAAAAATTTAGAGATTTAATAAGAGCGTTAGTTGAAAAAGTAATTAAAGACGCTTATAGAGTTAGAAATTTAAATATGAATAGAAAAACTTATAATGTGGTTGCAAAAATAAACGAAGAGCTTGATTCTTTATATAGAGATATAATTGCAGAACAAAAAAATCATATAGCTATAGCTAATAAAGTAATGAGACTTAAAGGATTGGTTTTAAATTTAATTTCATGA
- the tsaB gene encoding tRNA (adenosine(37)-N6)-threonylcarbamoyltransferase complex dimerization subunit type 1 TsaB produces the protein MNILAFDTVSSSFSMALKLGNYTIEINKEYVKNHNSELLPTLDSFLKKKNLSLDDIDYMVFGIGPGSFTSIRIAFATIKSICYAKNIKIIGVSSLESLYQNIKSFNGVKLALIEARKGSVYANIYKDDNIIKENADLTYNEVLDIIDSISNNEDTITLCGDGFSENKDFFINRLNKNPKNYKINKLDYSFNIIRASNSILLSESRYKAGDFDDIFSLSPLYLRKSEAENRIINFNK, from the coding sequence ATGAATATTCTCGCTTTCGATACGGTATCTTCAAGTTTTTCAATGGCTTTGAAATTAGGAAATTATACGATTGAAATAAATAAAGAATATGTAAAAAATCATAATAGCGAATTATTGCCGACATTAGATAGTTTTTTGAAAAAAAAGAATTTATCTTTGGATGATATTGATTATATGGTTTTTGGAATAGGACCTGGTTCTTTTACTTCTATAAGAATAGCGTTCGCCACAATAAAAAGTATTTGCTACGCTAAAAATATTAAAATAATCGGCGTTTCAAGTTTAGAATCTTTGTATCAAAATATAAAATCTTTTAACGGCGTTAAATTGGCTTTAATAGAGGCAAGAAAAGGAAGCGTTTATGCAAATATTTACAAAGACGATAATATTATAAAAGAAAATGCGGATTTAACATATAATGAAGTTTTAGATATAATTGATTCTATATCAAATAATGAAGATACTATTACTTTATGCGGAGACGGTTTTTCTGAAAATAAAGATTTTTTTATAAATAGATTAAATAAAAATCCAAAAAATTATAAAATAAATAAATTAGATTATTCTTTTAATATAATAAGAGCCTCAAATTCAATATTACTATCTGAAAGCAGATATAAAGCGGGCGATTTTGACGATATATTTTCGCTCTCTCCTTTATATTTAAGAAAAAGCGAAGCTGAAAACAGAATAATAAATTTTAATAAATAA
- a CDS encoding methyl-accepting chemotaxis protein translates to MRKLQSLRVKVPFFIMLLVTVMTLILGWIIIDKGAKGIRNSSIFGFQSTTKVYSRMINAWLKQAMIISDSIASGFIDIRTHLALNTEETRVVAENTLKNIVANNKEIEVAVIFNLQGRPILDSINGRFINSSSIPNFRETQLWGKVISGETSMYHTAIASPLEDGKWLIEIFSPVKNSLGNIIGVVSVMVDWHSFIDKELDLIKFGNTGHPFIVDSDRLVIADPIPSHIRNKVLQEADYIKYARENESGYYEFKSPFNGKESIATFNREPISDWAVVMSIESEELFANTYSMIKYAIIGTIVMLIITSAFIFMYVGKITKILSALSKDLIKLSNGDLTWSVPHFLLNKKDEFGEISNSINSILEVLNEKVRLVYYSADTVKSSADEVAQGNVDLSDRTESQASGLEETASSMEQIASTIKSSADHTVEGNNMMINSRNAIEEAGRIIEETTQSIEAVYESSSKISAITKIIENIAFQTNILALNAAVEAARAGEQGRGFAVVASEVRNLAQNTQASVKDITTLVSDAEEKTAKATETARESKEIFENLKQQIEETAKIMQDLSSTAVEQQAGVDQVNIAIAQMDMATQQNAALVEEATAASETLFSQAKELLNAMKFFKLRGEDGDTSKNIEKKEDKKVSKSEYKEEKELDKEIKEDYTENLPKEEKEEEEKKVFTPKPRPSTEIKSPIKKSYEETKHVSSTSKDSEFGSTFNNAKSDSDGFESF, encoded by the coding sequence ATGAGAAAATTACAATCCTTGAGAGTAAAAGTCCCTTTCTTCATTATGTTATTGGTAACGGTAATGACTTTGATATTGGGATGGATTATAATAGATAAAGGAGCAAAAGGAATAAGAAATTCGTCAATATTCGGTTTTCAATCGACTACAAAAGTATATTCAAGAATGATAAACGCTTGGTTAAAACAGGCAATGATTATATCGGATTCTATAGCTTCTGGTTTTATTGATATTAGAACTCATTTGGCTTTAAATACGGAAGAGACGAGAGTCGTAGCGGAAAATACTCTAAAAAATATAGTGGCAAATAATAAAGAGATAGAAGTCGCTGTTATATTTAATTTACAAGGAAGACCTATATTAGACAGCATAAATGGAAGATTTATAAACTCAAGCTCAATTCCTAATTTTAGAGAAACTCAATTATGGGGAAAAGTTATTTCTGGCGAAACTTCAATGTATCATACCGCTATCGCTTCGCCTTTGGAAGATGGCAAATGGTTAATAGAAATATTTAGTCCCGTAAAAAATAGTTTAGGAAATATAATCGGAGTCGTTTCGGTTATGGTTGATTGGCATTCTTTTATAGATAAAGAATTAGATTTAATTAAATTTGGAAATACGGGGCATCCTTTTATAGTAGATAGCGATAGATTAGTTATAGCCGACCCTATACCTTCGCATATAAGAAATAAAGTTTTACAAGAAGCGGATTATATAAAATATGCAAGAGAAAATGAATCTGGTTATTATGAATTTAAATCCCCTTTCAATGGCAAAGAATCTATAGCGACTTTTAACAGAGAACCTATATCCGATTGGGCTGTGGTTATGAGTATAGAATCTGAAGAGTTATTTGCGAATACTTATTCAATGATAAAATATGCAATAATCGGAACTATAGTTATGCTTATAATTACTTCCGCATTTATATTTATGTATGTAGGAAAAATAACAAAAATATTAAGCGCTTTATCAAAAGATTTAATAAAATTATCAAACGGAGATTTAACTTGGAGCGTTCCTCATTTCCTTCTTAATAAAAAAGACGAATTTGGAGAAATATCTAATTCAATAAATAGCATATTAGAAGTGCTAAACGAAAAAGTTAGACTCGTTTATTATAGCGCCGATACTGTAAAATCTTCCGCAGATGAAGTAGCTCAAGGCAATGTTGACTTATCCGACAGAACGGAAAGCCAAGCGTCTGGACTTGAAGAAACGGCTTCGTCTATGGAACAAATAGCTTCTACAATAAAATCTTCCGCGGACCATACGGTGGAAGGAAATAATATGATGATTAATTCAAGAAACGCTATTGAAGAGGCTGGAAGAATAATAGAAGAAACGACTCAAAGTATAGAAGCGGTTTACGAATCAAGTTCAAAAATAAGCGCAATTACAAAAATAATAGAAAATATAGCCTTTCAAACAAATATACTTGCCTTAAACGCCGCAGTTGAAGCTGCAAGAGCGGGCGAGCAAGGAAGAGGATTTGCGGTAGTAGCGTCTGAAGTTAGGAATTTGGCTCAAAATACTCAAGCTTCCGTTAAAGATATTACGACTTTAGTATCTGACGCTGAAGAAAAAACGGCTAAAGCTACGGAAACGGCAAGAGAATCTAAAGAAATATTTGAAAACTTAAAACAACAAATAGAAGAAACGGCTAAAATAATGCAAGATTTAAGTTCAACCGCCGTGGAACAACAAGCGGGAGTTGACCAGGTAAATATAGCAATCGCTCAAATGGATATGGCTACTCAACAAAATGCGGCTTTAGTTGAAGAGGCTACGGCGGCGTCCGAAACTTTATTTTCTCAAGCTAAAGAATTATTAAATGCAATGAAGTTCTTTAAATTAAGAGGAGAAGACGGCGATACTTCTAAAAATATAGAAAAAAAAGAAGATAAAAAAGTGAGTAAATCGGAATATAAAGAAGAAAAAGAATTAGATAAAGAGATAAAAGAAGATTATACGGAAAATTTGCCTAAAGAGGAAAAGGAAGAAGAAGAGAAAAAAGTATTTACTCCAAAACCAAGACCTTCGACTGAAATAAAAAGTCCTATAAAGAAAAGTTATGAAGAAACTAAACATGTATCTTCAACTTCTAAAGATAGCGAATTTGGTTCTACTTTTAATAATGC